One Prunus dulcis chromosome 7, ALMONDv2, whole genome shotgun sequence DNA segment encodes these proteins:
- the LOC117636038 gene encoding 33 kDa ribonucleoprotein, chloroplastic yields MLASSLSMASTSTSCSSSLCNKISNFSIPHSPTPIPSHFPPHIKPPKPLKLKAHFSTFSRLSSLTQFRRPLAAFDGFEVEEDSESEEQQKPEAEPIEKEEEQEQREEEPKVASYNDAGRLYVGNLPYSLTSTQLAEVFGEAGTVVFSEIIYDRVTDRSRGFGFVTMSTLEEAQQAIRMFDGSQVGGRNVKVNFPEVPKGGEREILGPKSIRSGFKVYIDSPHKIYAGNLGWGLTSQGLKDAFEGQPGLLGAKVIYERGSGRSRGFGFVTFETNEAAVAAVAAMNEVEVDGRPLRLNMAAERARTVSVSSSPASESTARDTDSSEVVSPPASETTTADNTDSSELVSPPASETKTEDAGSSELISSSVSF; encoded by the exons ATGCTAGCTTCCTCTCTATCCATGGCTTCTACAAGtacttcttgttcttcttcactCTGCAACAAAATCTCCAACTTCTCAATCCCCCACTCACCCACCCCAATCCCAAGCCACTTCCCGCCACATATTAAACCCCCTAAACCCCTCAAGCTCAAAGCCCATTTCTCCACCTTCTCTCGCCTCTCTTCTCTCACCCAATTTCGCCGCCCTTTGGCGGCCTTCGACGGTTTCGAAGTCGAAGAAGACAGTGAAAGTGAAGAACAACAAAAGCCAGAAGCAGAACCCattgaaaaggaagaagaacaagaacaaagaGAGGAAGAGCCAAAGGTAGCGTCTTACAATGACGCTGGGAGGCTCTATGTGGGGAATTTGCCTTATTCTTTGACTTCAACCCAACTGGCTGAGGTGTTTGGTGAGGCAGGCACTGTGGTTTTCTCAGAG ATTATTTATGACAGAGTCACAGATAGGAGCAGGGGATTTGGGTTTGTTACAATGTCAACTCTGGAGGAAGCTCAACAGGCCATTCGGATGTTTGATGGCTCT CAAGTAGGAGGAAGAAATGTGAAGGTGAACTTCCCAGAAGTGCCAAAAGGAGGGGAAAGGGAAATATTGGGACCCAAGAGCATAAGGAGTGGGTTCAAGGTGTACATAGATAGCCCTCATAAGATTTATGCTGGAAACCTTGGCTGGGGCCTGACTTCACAGGGTCTCAAAGATGCCTTTGAAGGGCAGCCAGGGCTGTTGGGTGCCAAGGTCATATATGAGAGGGGCTCTGGAAGATCCAGAGGTTTTGGGTTTGTCACTTTTGAAACTAATGAGGCTGCAGTAGCTGCTGTTGCTGCCATGAATGAAGTG GAGGTTGATGGGCGGCCTTTGCGATTAAATATGGCTGCAGAAAGAGCTAGGACTGTTTCTGTTTCCTCCTCGCCAGCGTCAGAATCAACTGCACGAGACACAGACAGCAGTGAAGTGGTTTCTCCTCCAGCATCAGAAACAACAACGGCAGACAACACAGACAGCAGCGAGTTGGTGTCTCCCCCAGCATCAGAAACAAAGACAGAAGATGCTGGCAGCAGTGAATTGATTTCTTCTAGCGTTAGCTTCTGA
- the LOC117634522 gene encoding putative deoxyribonuclease TATDN1 produces MATVRMIDIAVNFTDGMFKGIYNGKQCHVSDIATVLSRAWTAGVDRIIVTGGSLEESKEALTIAETDGRLFCTVGVHPTRCKEFEESGDPDKHFQALLSLAKEGIEKGKVVAIGECGLDYDRLQFCPAEIQKKYFEKQFELAHATKLPMFLHMRAAAPDFCEIVERNRSRFSAGVAHSFTGSAEDRDKLLSINNMYIGVNGCSLKTAENLYVVRSIPIERMMIETDSPYCGIKNTSAGIKFVKSTWPSKKKEKYDQECIVKDRNEPCLVRQVLEVVAGCKGISEIGQLSRTLYHNTCRVFFPQDLDSAADSLLAGHDPQ; encoded by the exons ATGGCGACAGTCCGCATGATAG ATATAGCCGTCAACTTCACAG ATGGCATGTTCAAAGGAATCTACAATGGGAAGCAGTGCCACGTCTCGGATATAGCTACGGTTTTGAGCAGGGCTTGGACTGCCGGCGTCGACCGCATCATC GTCACTGGTGGATCACTTGAGGAATCAAAGGAAGCTCTAACAATTGCAGAAACCGATG GAAGGCTTTTTTGTACAGTTGGTGTGCACCCAACTAGATGCAAG GAATTCGAAGAGAGCGGGGATCCAGATAAGCATTTTCAGGCCCTTTTGTCATTGGCCAAAGAGGGAATAGAGAAAGGAAAG GTGGTTGCAATTGGTGAATGTGGATTGGACTATGATAGGCTTCAGTTTTGCCCAGCAGAGATTCAAAAGAA GTATTTTGAGAAGCAGTTTGAATTAGCACATGCCACTAAGCTGCCCATGTTTCTGCATATGCGTGCGGCTGCTCCAGatttttgtgaaattgtgGAGAGAAATAGGAGCAG ATTCAGCGCAGGGGTGGCCCATTCATTTACTGGTAGTGCAGAAGATCGTGATAAACTTCTTTCCATCAACAACATGTATATAG GTGTAAATGGTTGCTCTCTGAAGACAGCTGAGAATCTCTATGTTGTGAGGAGCATTCCTATTGAGAGGATGATGATTGAGACAGATTCTCCATATTGTGGAATCAAGAACACAAGTGCCGGGATTAAATTTGTAAAGTCCACTTGGCCTTctaagaagaaagagaagtaCGATCAAGAGTGCATTGTTAAAGACCGCAATGAACCGTGTTTGGTTCG GCAAGTTCTAGAGGTGGTAGCTGGTTGCAAAGGAATCAGTGAAATAGGTCAGCTGAGCAGGACACTATACCACAACACTTGCCG GGTTTTCTTTCCTCAGGACTTGGATTCTGCAGCAGATTCTCTACTTGCTGGTCATGACCCTCAATGA
- the LOC117634705 gene encoding syntaxin-121-like, with protein MNDLLSSSFSGPSPDHHVIEMTPSKGDDLGKFFQEVDAVQSKLDELQKLNKSLRSSHEQSKTLHNAKAVKELRTRMDADVHLALKNAKILKVRLDALDRSNAANRSLPGCGPGSSSDRTRTSMVNGLRKKLKDSMDSFNDLRQKISSEYRETVQRRYFTVTGDNPDEKTVDLLISTGESETFLQKAIQEQGRGRVLDTISEIQERHDGVKAMERNLNELHQVFMDMAVLVQAQGEQLDDIQGHVERANSYVHAGNQQLQKARFLQKNTRKWTCYGIIILLIIVGIILASTLPN; from the exons ATGAACGACTTGCTCTCAAGCTCCTTCTCAGGGCCCTCGCCGGACCACCATGTCATCGAAATGACCCCTTCGAAAGGTGACGACCTCGGCAAGTTCTTCCAGGAAGTCGACGCTGTCCAGAGCAAGCTCGACGAGCTGCAGAAGCTCAACAAGAGTCTTCGGAGCTCCCACGAGCAGAGCAAGACCCTCCACAACGCCAAGGCTGTCAAGGAGCTCAGAACCCGCATGGACGCTGACGTCCACCTCGCCTTAAAGAACGCGAAGATCCTTAAGGTGAGGTTGGACGCCTTGGATCGGTCCAACGCCGCCAACCGGAGCCTGCCTGGCTGCGGCCCCGGATCATCGTCGGACCGGACAAGGACATCTATGGTCAACGGGCTGAGGAAGAAGCTCAAGGATTCTATGGACAGCTTTAATGACTTGAGGCAGAAGATATCGTCTGAGTATAGAGAGACTGTTCAGCGTAGGTACTTCACCGTTACCGGAGACAACCCTGATGAGAAAACCGTTGACCTTCTTATCTCCACCG GTGAAAGCGAGACATTTTTGCAGAAGGCAATCCAAGAGCAAGGAAGAGGGAGGGTTCTGGACACCATATCCGAGATCCAAGAGAGGCATGATGGTGTGAAAGCCATGGAGAGGAATCTGAATGAGCTGCACCAGGTGTTCATGGACATGGCAGTTCTGGTGCAAGCTCAAGGTGAGCAGCTGGACGACATTCAGGGCCACGTGGAGCGAGCTAATTCGTATGTGCATGCCGGCAATCAGCAGTTGCAGAAGGCCAGGTTCTTGCAGAAAAACACCCGAAAATGGACCTGCTATGGCATCATAATCTTGCTCATCATCGTCGGCATTATTTTGGCCTCAACGCTGCCTAATTAA
- the LOC117635670 gene encoding syntaxin-121-like — MNDLFSGSFSRFRSEQNTNDDHVIEMSSAGASTGGVNHDKFFGDVESVKDELKELERLHQNLQSSHEHSKTLHNAKAVKDLRSSMDADVTLALKKAKVLKVRLEALDRSNAANRSLPGCGPGSSSDRTRISVVNGLRKKLKDSMDSFNSLRQKISSEYRETVQRRYFTVSGENPDEKTLDRLISTGESETFLQKAIQEQGRGQVLDTIHEIQERHDAVKDMEKNLQELHQVFLDMAVLVQAQGEQLDDIESHVARANSFVRGGTQQLNKARFYQKNTRKWTCFLIILLLVIALIVILSLKPWNWNNGNNNNNNNNPTPSPPPPASV, encoded by the exons ATGAACGACTTGTTCTCGGGCTCGTTTTCGCGGTTCCGGAGCGAGCAGAACACGAACGACGATCACGTGATCGAGATGTCATCGGCGGGGGCGAGCACCGGCGGCGTCAACCACGACAAGTTCTTCGGCGACGTGGAGTCCGTGAAGGACGAGCTCAAGGAGCTGGAGCGCCTCCACCAGAACCTCCAGTCCTCTCACGAGCACAGCAAGACGCTCCACAACGCCAAGGCTGTCAAGGACCTCCGATCTAGCATGGACGCCGACGTCACCCTCGCCCTCAAGAAGGCCAAGGTCCTCAAGGTCCGCCTCGAGGCTCTCGACCGGTCCAACGCCGCCAACCGGAGCCTCCCCGGCTGCGGACCCGGTTCGTCCTCCGATCGGACCAGGATCTCCGTCGTCAACGGCCTCCGCAAGAAGCTCAAGGACTCCATGGACAGCTTCAACTCCCTCAGGCAGAAGATCTCGTCCGAGTATAGAGAGACGGTGCAGCGCAGGTACTTCACCGTCTCCGGCGAAAATCCCGATGAGAAAACCCTCGACCGCCTCATCTCCACCG GAGAGAGCGAAACGTTTCTGCAGAAGGCTATACAGGAGCAGGGGAGGGGCCAGGTTCTGGACACGATCCATGAGATCCAGGAGCGGCACGACGCCGTAAAGGACATGGAGAAGAATCTGCAGGAGCTGCACCAGGTGTTCCTGGACATGGCGGTGCTGGTGCAGGCGCAGGGGGAGCAGCTGGACGACATCGAGAGCCACGTGGCGAGGGCCAACTCGTTCGTGAGGGGCGGGACCCAGCAGCTGAACAAGGCCAGGTTTTACCAGAAAAACACCCGCAAGTGGACTTGCTTCTTGATCATTTTGCTGCTGGTTATTGCGTTGATTGTTATTCTGAGCTTGAAGCCCTGGAACTGGAACAAtggaaataataataataataataataatcccaCGCcttctccaccaccaccagcatCAGTATAG